Below is a genomic region from Patagioenas fasciata isolate bPatFas1 chromosome 5, bPatFas1.hap1, whole genome shotgun sequence.
GTGACAGTGCCTGCCCCTTTTCCAGGAAAACTACCGGGTCAGAACACTGCCAGTCAAAGGGGTGTTCACAACGGGAGGGCCCCTTTGCCTCCCCTTGCAGTTTCCAAAAATCATGTACAGCTGACGTGATGATCCCACAGCCCAGCCTCCCTCAGTGCACTATACAGAGAGGAGAAgccctgtcaggacctgtcaggtcCACACCTGATGATCCGAGCAGGTTCTCTATAATTCATCCATCAGGGTTGGCATCACTCAGGTAGCAGAAGTGATAGGAACCCTCTCCTGTCCTCAGCAAAGCTGCTTTGCTCATTTGCAGTTAGGTAGGGGTTGTTTTGCATGGAGCCTGCTACTGCTCCCTGCCAGCCATTGTGTTTCTGTCTTGACAACCTCAGATCACTGCAATAGGCACAGATTGGTTCCATCTTCATGTTCAGAGACCCTGATTTGAGACATGTAGACAGGTCTTCACCCACACAGCAGTGGTTCAGAGAGGATCTAACCTCATATTAAGAAAAGATAGATGAATTAGAGGCTCTGATAAGGGAAAAGGAGCAgtgagcaggaaggctgcaggaaGGCTGCACATTGTGTGTGGCTCAAGGTTTGGATAAGAGACAGCTGAGGAAGCAAGGGAGAACTGCAGCCACCCAGATCAACTGAGAAACGCTAGCCCAATAAAAGGCCCAGTTGTGCTACACAAGGTCCTGGACTGAGCCACATTCCCCTTCGCCCCTGTCTCCCAGATGACTCACAAAATCCACTGAGCTGTTCTCACCAGCCCTCCCTGCCAGCTGCTGGATGCTGCTGCAGGAAAGGCAGGAAAGCGCCACACTCACTCCGCAATTTGCACACTTTCACTCCCAGCTTCAAGCTTTCAGAAGCTTGTCCTGCCTTGCCAAGTAAACCTGCCACCGgctttaccctcagaaagaaataACCCCATCTTTCTTCCTTCTGTCACCCCCTGGTACTGCCCTTCTCCCTGTGCCATTGAGTCTCACCTCCGGCATGGCCCAGTGTCAGGTGCAGAAGGCTGGACAGGAGCAGGCCCCTCAGTACCCTGGTTTTGTTGTGCGCCATGCTGTACAGCCCTGGCTGCAGGGGAAATGTGAAAGGAGCAGAACAAGCAGAGTCACAGCCCTGCTGGGTTAATATTGAACTAAAATGAAGAAACAGGACTCCAGAGGTCGTGGTGTGTCAGGGACAGTGGGACTGGGGgtccctttatccctcctctcttGGTATCTCTCCCTCCCTTCAGGGCATCTTCATTTTCTCACTTAATTGGTAGAAGCCAAGCAAATGTCTCTGGATCCCCATAGCACTAAAATTAGCATCCCCTTTCATGACAAGGAAGATGACATGAGGAGTGAGAGGACAAGCTTGTCCCAGGGCACAGGGAGAACTGGGGCTGGCACAGAGAGGTCTCTGCCAgctccacagccaccccagcCAAAGCAGCtcgctccttttctctcttctccccgCCAGCTCTTGGTGTCATCACATCCCCACCATCCTGGTTTGGATCCCTGCCACTGACTTTTCTCAGATGCTGTACTCCGATAGCCTCACAGGCAGCAAGACTTCACCAGCTCCTCAGATGTTCCCAGTCATTCTCTTTTTAGCTGCAGGCACCTCTTCCTTTTTCCCCCTACAGTCcagttgtttttttctccctgaagttATCAGTGAGCTCAGCCCCAGCTATTTTGGCACCAGAACACACAGTTTAAgtctccccctcctcccttgCCCCTGACGAGAAGCAGAAAGGCTGCCGGCAACAGGGCCTGTGGAATCtgaatttttttcctcccagttaGGTCAGCCATGCCATTGGCAGTGTGTGCTTCCCACTGTGTCACGATTCCCAGCGGAGTGGAGGAGGGTGAAGTGGCGTGAAGTTTGGGCTCCCCCTCTTATTCCCACACCAGTGGAATACACAAAAGTACGCTCAAAAGGAAACAGAAGCTCTGATGAGCAAAGAGCTAGCATGCCCAAAACCAGCCAGGAAAACAAGAGCTTCCGGGAACAGGGAGGCAGAAATAGTCTGGATGTCATGACATTGGCTAATAAGTCAAGAATGGAGCTACCAGAGCTGGGAAAGCTCTGGTAATTCCTACAGAAAACTGGCAGAGTGAGAAAGCAGGGCAGGCTGGGGATAGTCTCAGGAACTGCCATATGGCACAAAAGTGCTTTCTGCCCGCAGGGAGCATGTTTTGTGCTGTGCCTCTGTGCAGCAGATACATCTGTAATGTTTATCTCCATAGAAGGAGTGCAAATATTAGCATTAGGGTGACTGAGGAATGACTCTGTGGCCAATGGTACAAAGAGCAGTTGCAGAGGCTCTTCTGTTCtcacccacacacacccctggATTTTGGAGAGACGCTTTTAGGAATGGCTGGAATGACCTGGATGGAAGTGAGTTGGATGGAGGAGTGTTTGTGCCCAGGATTAGGCACAACCCTTGAAACACCCCGTGTGACTTAGAAGGGGGAAGCAGCATTTAGaaggagggtgcaggcagggacaggaagGAGGTGTCAGGACGCAAACAGGTTTTGGAAGAGGGGTGAAATCAGAGCTGCAGCTGTCCCAGGTAGCAGCCACCAGCACCACTTCTCAAAGTGCGAAGAGGTGCAAACAGCCCCACACTTGCTTAAGCCTAGCTGGTAAGCAGAGAGCCTTGCTCAGCTGATGGCTGAGAAGAGGATAGCAACAAAGGCAACTTCTTTGCTCTCTACGTGATACTTTGGTTTTGGCCTCACACTGCAGGTGGGACAAGTGACCTCAAGGCTGCTTTCAGCTGGTATAACTGAGCAAGCCCATATGGATGTGAATGCAGCGAAGAAATACCACTGCAGAAAGACAGTAGTGATGAGAGTGGCAGGTGCTGCTGTGTTTTATGGAGGTGTAATGCCCCTGTGCAAGTGTCCAATATGGATCCCAATAAGAAAGGCACCCAAACTCTGTAAAATTTTCACTACATCCTGGAACATTTCCCAGTcctttctgatatcttaaaaCAATGTTAGCAATTAAAGATGCTGACTTTACCCTCCCAGAGTCATGGCTTTCAACACAGCTGTGAGTTTTGATCTCTTTCACTCTATGGGTTAACCTATCTTTTTAAGTGAAGAATGCCAAAAGGCAATTGTTTTATTTCGTATGTAACTATTTGCCCAGTTTCCAGGGAGCAGAGCGTAGAGGGTTTGGCTTGGCCTATTTTCTTGGGCCTTTGTCTGCTCTATGATGAATACAGTTCGCTGGGATATTTCTGAATATGTTCCCAAAGTGAGTTATACAGTTTGATCACCAGTTGGAACATTTTGGCTGCAATCAAAACAATGAATCCCCCATCCCCTCTCATAGGGGTTCCGTTGCCCTGAGGATGGGGGAGCCACTGAGCAGCGAGGACTTCAGGACCCAGAGAATCGTCCCCTTCCCTCGCAGCCTGCTGCTGCCTTTTCATTCAAACACCTTAATCAGGTTTAAGCCAGTTTATAAGTGTTGAACCCTGGCTATGGTGTGAGGTTTAAGTGTAACTCTTAGGTTTATGTGCATGCCCAATACCTGGTGAGGCCCTACCAGCATGAAGGACCCCAGCCAGCCAACATACCTGTGCACTTGTCACACTGGAGTGTTGCGGCAGCACTGTGGAGCCCCACCAGCCTGGGGACCTGTGTGCTTGCTGCCTGAAGGTGTAAGGGTCACAGGTGCACAAGATATCCAGCTAGCCAGGTCACCCATGTGTCTGCTGCCCTGAAGCAAAACCATTATTAGCATTATAATGCAGCATCCTGTGAGACTGTTCCCCATGCCCCTGCATGGGACCAGGCAGGCACCCATCCTTTTCGTCACTATCCTTCTTCCAGTAAGGTGTTCCTCACCAGGATCCTGCCAGCTACACCAAACATAATGCACTGGTGCAGGTGTTTGGTATGGATCTCAGTAAGAAAGACACTCAGAGCCCACAATGtagtaattaaaatattatttattggaTATAACACAAGAAAGGGTGTAGCATTAGATAATCCTACACCCCTTCAGATGCTACAAACACCAAGTTGCACAGCAGCGGGCAGCTATCTAGTCAGGCCATGGCATGCTGCACAGATCCCACTCATGTTGAGATCCACCAGCAACATGGTCTTCAGGGCTTTTATAGGATTTTCTTAGGAGTAAACAACTTCATTCATAATTTTGCTGTCAAGCAAAAGGTTGTAGGTTGTGCATGTAAGAGCATGCTGCTTCTAAGATAAAACTGGTGGTGGCATCATCACTAGATGCCCCATGGAAGCCATCACCTGTGGGGTCCCTCAGTCAGGATGCACCAGCTAAGTTTATCCTGCAGCCAAGTGACATGTGCAGCACAGACTTGCCTGCTCAGATCAGCTCTTAGGTAAACAATGTTTCTGTGAGGACCTCTGAATTCATAATCGCTCCTACTTTTTCTCCCCTATGATCTCAGAATAAAGAAGGTCATTACAGGTCAGCAGATAAAGCAATGGGGGCCTGGATTCTCCCCTTCCTTCCACATCTCTCCCAGTCGTGCTGTGACAGAGGGCACACACTTCAAACACAGCGCACGAGCCCGGCTCCAGCGAGAACACTTTGCAGCTGTGTCAATATTTGAAAACTGCAAAGTTAGGCCAGGCACCAAAGGGAAAGCAGTACAAAGCACAGTGGGTTCAACTACAAGCCCTCCTCATGCCTCTGCTCCTGCCAGTCTCTCTCCAAGCATTCAGGGCAAAGATGGAGCTCAACTGCCCCCTGACTTCAAAGAAAATAGCTGAAAATAAAGATACCCAAAAGTTTATCAGCTGAATTAACTTTCCATCCTCTCTTCACATCTGACTCTAGCACCTTGTTTGCAAAACAGTCATAAAAGCTTATGGAAAAAGTTTAATGTAGAAACCACAAATAGTGGCCTTTCAGATTGTCATGATACTGCATTCGACATACCCAAAAAAGGAACTGTGCTACTGATGACTCCCTGGAGACTCTATACCCTCCTCTTGTGCAGTGGGCATAAAAAACCCAGAGAATTTAGGCCTCTAAACAAAACTTTTCTGGGGAAATGCAGATGTTAGAGGGGCAAAATGGAGAGCAAGAATAGCTAAAACTGAGGATGCGGCAAATGAAAGTGGTGTTTGTATAACATGTGAAAAGGGAGTGCAGAGCACGCAAGCCTGAAAGACCTGTTAGGTCTGGTATTGTATGTCTCTTCCTACGAGGTCAAGTTCATGTGGCATTGGGAACTGTGCACTTTCTTCCTGCAACAGGACCAAGTTTGGGCAGCGTGCCTCGGTTGGCAAAGGAGCAGTGGGAATGTTGGGGTGTAGTTGTGGTTGTGCTGTCTTTTAGCTTTTTGATGCAAGAGCAGGAAAGAAgcggaagaaaggaaggaagaacgtGATAAAAAGGGAAACAGATTAATGAACCCAACTTGAATGCAGAGGGGAGAGGAAAAATCTCCTGAGCATACTAAGTGTTGAATCCTTACCTGGACAGGTGAGGAGTCTCTCAGCTGGGGACAGCAAAAATTGCACTGTATTATTTGTGTACTATACTGTGCACTATGTGTATTTGTGTACTACACTGTGCACTATTTGCACAGTGAGACACAAAACTGTCCCTTCATGTCCTCAGACAGACCATTCAGTCACCATAAGGCTGGGAAGCCCACAGCAAGCAAAACAGGTGACAGTGGAGAAAGAACACTCAGTCCTAGCTCAAAGGCAGGATGTTGCTTGTGCTAATTGTGGAAAATGCTCTTCAAAAAACCCACAGCAGAGTCTCCTTGTAAACACTTCGGAAGCTGCTTCTCAGTAATGTCTGGCATCAGCATCACCTTCAAATGATCAGAAGTGCTGCTGAGCTCCAGGAGTAAaagcccagggaagtgcttgaaTAGTAACAAttaattagagaaagaaaaacttgAAAGACAGACATTGTTCAAAGCTGCTTCTTTTAGATTTTTCCTGCCTGCCCCACAGTGCACTGTCACCCACTGACAGCATTAACAGAGGTAGAGGAGAAGCACTGCTCCTTAACGCCCTCAGTATCTTCTCTAAGAAGTTATTCCTGCCACCAGCCAATGCCTTCCCTGCACCAGGCTCCTAGCTCCAAGCAGCTACTGAAAAGACCCAGGTCTACAAGGCAGTTACCTCCAAGACTGCTAATTCTGTCACAGGGCCTTGTTGCCACAGACAAGAGAGctaggctttttgttgttttcttaccCCATTTTAATAAGTACAGAAGAAGATCAGCCAGGGCAGGCTGGGATGGTCAGGTCCCAGTTCTGACCTCCACGACTTCTGCCACTGCTCCAAAGCCCACCCCTTCCTGGATGACCACCATGTCACTCGGTGAGCCCTCATCCTGCACTATAATGCATTTGTCCTCATGCTTGGAGATGGTGATTTCAACAATGTTCTCTGCTGAccgcaaatgccctgtggggctcctgtGTGCCCCAGAATCTGGGGGGCTGCTTCGAGACTGGTAAGTAGCAATACAGTGACCACTGGCTGTGATCAACAGCTCAGTCTCATTTGCTGGCCCCGGCACCTCCACCATTAACAAAGTAGGCTCTGCTGCAACCTCCTCCTGGTGGTCCTTCCTCTGAGTCTTCTTCcttgctgcctggggttgcttGACAGCACGTGAGGCCACTGCAGTGGTGAGTTCCTCAGTGTCCTTTTCCACCTTGTGGGTGAGCACATGGCGCGCAAGGCTCTGGGGAAGGGTGTAGCCCATGCCACACAGCTCACATTTGTAGGGCTTGTCAGCCAGGTGGGATTTCTGGTGGCGCCGCAGCTTTGTGGCCAGGGTGTAGGACTTGCCACACTGCTCACAGCGGAAAGGGCGTTCACCTGTGTGTAAGCGCTCGTGGGCACGCAGCGTGTGGGGGTCCCGCAGCGCCTTGCCACACACAGTGCACAGGTGGGCTTCCCCTGTGTGGGAAATGAGGTGGCGCCGAAGCTCTGGCAGCTTGGGGAAAGCGTCGCCGCAGAAGCGGCACTTGTAGGGCTTCTCGCCTGTGTGCAGCCGGAGGTGCTCGCGCAGGTTGCTCTGCTGTCGGAAGTCCTTGCCGCAGTAGGGACAGGCGTAAGGGCGCTCCCCCGTGTGCAGGCGCATGTGATTGCGCAAGGAGCCGGGGTTGGCCAGGTGGCGCCCACATACAGCACACTGGCATCCCTTGGGACCAGCCATGCCCATCCCGGTGGCCAGGTGGGTCTTCCTGTGAATGCGGAGAGAGGGCCGGCGCGCAAAGGCCTTGCCACACTGCTCACAGGAGAAGGGGCGCTGGCCAGTGTGCAGGACTTGGTGCTCCTGCAAGTCTCGCTTGGTGCAGTAAGTCTTGTCGCACTGGGTGCACTGGAAAGGCCGCACGCCTCGGTGGGCCAACATGTGGGCCTTGAAGCTCTCCTCGGAACTGTAGCTCTTGCCACACTCTGTGCACAAGAAGGGCTTGTGGCCAGCATGGACAAAGCGGTGCTTCTTGAGGTGGCAGAGCTGCAGGAAGGCTTTGCCACACTCACTGCAGCAGTACCTGCGCTTGACCATCTCCTTCTGGGAGAGAGCTTTTGGTGGTGGGCCTGGGCTGCCAGAATGACCCTCCACCAGCTCCATATACTCCTCCTGCGCCTCAGGCCCCTCCAATGGACCCCTTCCCCCATGTtctggggatgccagtttggagTCTTTGGAAGCTTTGCTCTCTTTCTCGCAAGTCTCTACACTCTCTCTTTCTGAAGGACTGAGCTGCTGGGATTCTTGCCCAGTTGTCCTGCCACCACAGTCGTGCATGTGCTTCTGGAGCTGGCTGGCCAGAGCACGCACCTTGCATGGCTTGCCAACCAAGTGAGCACCGAGTCGAACGGTGCTTGAGGGCAACAACAGATCCAGGTCTCCTGGACATGCCTCTTTATGCCCCATCTCCACTTGTTCTGCTGTAGATCCAGGATCCGCACCCTCATCCAATTCTTCCTTGCCGTTGGCCTTAATGGTTGAGATGGTCTTGAGGTGCTGATTCTCACTCCTCAGCACCTTAGCTTGCCATAGCTCACATGTGGCAGTTGTGCCTTCCTGTTCTCGCAGCTTGTGGAAATGCTTTGTGGCCGGCCTGCTAACCTCAGAAGGGACATCAAGGACTGTGGTTTCATTAGTTACCACCCTGGAGACattgggatcccctgcacaaacacaaaaacatggTGGGTGAATTAACACTGGCTGTTGTAATATGATACAATGGCTGTTGGAGCAAAGGAACATGAACCTTGGAGACAGATATTCTGTAATCCAGTAATCCTGGGACTCTGGTATGAGAACCATTAACTTGATGACTTCTTTTTCTGTTAATCTGCGGAAGATGGGGTAATCTCAGTTCTTTCACCACAGACAGCACCTGTGCAGAATTTCTAGTATGTCACAGGCAGTATTTGTAGGAGGTATGATCATGACTGGTATAAAAGAGGGTGGCATGCTCATTCCTCGCCTTGGTAGCTCTTAAAAGTGACACCACTCAGGACACTCATCTCGGAGGGGCTGCGGGGCAAACGCCAGTGCACAGATGCTGGGGACAGCTGAAGGTGCCGGCTACCAACAACCCGGGAACCGGGGCGGGGCCTGGCCGCTCACTTCGCCCAGGCTGCGACGCGCGTCCCCGGCGCAGCACCTACCTGCGAGGGGCCCCGCCGCCGTCCCGCCGGGAGCGGCCCCGTCCCCCTGCACCGCCACGGCCGCCGGCCGCCCCCTGGGCCCGGCCTCCCGCGGAGCCGCTATCCCCTGGCCTCCGTCCGGCCGCCGTTCCTCCGCCGCGGCCCCGCGGGGCTCCTCGGGCCAGTAGagcagctccgcgcccgccgCGATGTGCCGCCGCGCCCGCAGCTGTAGCCGGCCACCCGCCCGGCCCAGCGCCACGTTGGCCTCCGCCTCCTTCGGGCTCCGCTGCACCAGGCTGCAAGGCACCGCCATAGCGTCGGCCGCGGGCTCGGCCACCTGCCCGCCCGCCCTGCAGCCCCCGGCACTCACCTCCTCCACCCCgtccccgccgcctcctcccgggCCCCGCCGGGCGGCCCCAGGAGTGTCCCGGCTGGCAGGGCCCGGCCCACGCACCACACGCCCGTGCCCCGCGCCCGAGACAGCGACGGCCCCAGCGCCAGCCCGGGCGGGAGGCTCCGCAGCGCCGGGCAGGCGGCGCCGAGCTGGTCCTCGGGACCCGGCCCGCCACCGTCCGCGGCGCACATACCGCAGCCGAGGCCCTCCGTCCCGGCGGAACGATGCGAGGGAGCGGCGGGCGCGCCCGGACGGTGTCCGgcagcgggcggggcggggcagcgTTCCCCGGGCGACGGGCCGCGCTTCCGGCGGGCGGCGGATGCCGGAGGGGTTGAcaggcgggcgggccgggcggtggcagcagcagcagcagcggcagcggcagcggcaggTACGGTCGGGCCGGCCGAGGTGCCCGAGGAGCGCCGGCGGGCCTTCCGTGCAGCGCCGGCGGCAGCGGGGCCCGGGTCGAGTCGCGGGGGCGCTGCCGGGGCGGGGCAGGGGCCCGGCGGCGGGGCTGAGGCCGAGCGGGCGGGCCAGCGCTGGGCCCGGAGCCGCGACCCTCCTGCCCGGGTGTTGCCGAGCCCGGGGGACACTGGACCTGCTCCGTGCGAGGAGGCGGCTGTTCTATGGGAGGCGCCGAGCACGGTCCTCGCTGGTCGCCCCGCGGGAGGCTGCGGGCACGGCGGGAAGAGCCCGTCCGGTAAAGCGCCGCGGGTGTTGCGGTCCCGGCGCCCGAGCGGGGAGAGCGGAGATTGGGAGGCCGCGGAGTTTTAGTCACTTTTCTGGTGTCCGGGCCGGGCCTGAGCGGGCTCAGCTCTGGCTGCTGGCGGGTCCCGTCCCCAGCGGCGGGCGCTGGCCGGCGGCTGCAGAGGTGGTGCGGGGTGGGGGAACCTGCCCTCCCTTGTGGTGCCTTACAGCGGACGCTGCTGAATGTCCCACCGTTATACAGCTGGCATGTACTATGGGGACTTGGGGTTTTCTGGTAACAGTGTAAATAGCAAATCTTTGAGCCTTTTGCTTGAAGCTGGCTTTGGGCGGTCACAGAAGCTCAGTGTAAAAGGAGTTGGAGATTATCAGACTTTtggtggagaggaggaggagaagaagtgcAGCCCCAGTGGGGCTGCGTGTGCCCCGGTTTCCTCACGTGCTCCGCAGGTGGTGGGCGGATCCTGCCCCGTGTTGAGAGCAGCCTCTGAACTttgtgctgcagctcctgcagaggTTGCTGAGCTCCGTACCTTTGTGCTCAGACCCTGCAGAGCACCACTACGAGGAGGTTAATTGCTATGTGGGATGGCTTTCCAGCAGGCATGAAGGTGGCCTTCAGCAAGGGGTTTGAGATGACTGAGGAAGGGAGGCTGCAGAATTAAAAAGCTGTCAAGATAATGAAGGGCCAAAGAGTTTCCCCAAGCAATAGTGTGTCTGTCCTGTGTTGGTTGGTCACAGTGCTCCAGACAAAGCTGGTCTGGTACTTGACCCATCAATTCTTTCAGGGTAGTACAAGGGTGGTGTTGCTCTCAGTGGCACCATCAGTCTTGATGTGAGGGAAGACTTGGCTTGGACTCTCTCAGTGAGTCTCAGTCCTGGAGCTCATTCATGCAAGTGAGGACTTTGAAGGTCCGCTGctgagtaactttttttttttttcatgatgagTTTGATATTAAGACTATAGGAAAGTGTAGAGGCTTGACTGATGTTTACAGAAAAGCAGACACTTGTGCAAACAAATAAAACTGGGAGGAGATGGCAGCAGTCAGAAGAATATTATAGTCACCCCAGAACTaggattcctttgggtctgagtGTTGCTTGTTAATTGGACAGGGAAGAAGAGACCACTTGCCTTTTGTAATTCTTTATTGTGTGTAAGTGCAGGTCCAGGGTGTGGTAGTACATCATGGACATATTTCAATGTTTAAATTTACTTCTGAATTAATAGTACATCtggaagaaaaataggaaaaggaaACTGTGGAGTAGGTGCAGCTTAGAAATAAATGCTGAAAAAGTAGTGAAActggaaatgcagaaaaaaagtagTCTGAGTGAACAGTGGCTACCAAGACTTCATAGATACAAGTGAACTATCTTCTCTGGCTAAATTCTGATGGGATCTTCTATAAAGAGACTCCAACTCTGAATTTAtgtgaaaattatattttaaagggCTGAGGTTTCTCTCCTTCAGCAGAACATTCTGTTCTACAGCACATATATGTATTATTAAGGAAGTA
It encodes:
- the ZNF408 gene encoding zinc finger protein 408; the protein is MCAADGGGPGPEDQLGAACPALRSLPPGLALGPSLSRARGTGVWCVGRALPAGTLLGPPGGAREEAAGTGWRSLVQRSPKEAEANVALGRAGGRLQLRARRHIAAGAELLYWPEEPRGAAAEERRPDGGQGIAAPREAGPRGRPAAVAVQGDGAAPGGTAAGPLAGDPNVSRVVTNETTVLDVPSEVSRPATKHFHKLREQEGTTATCELWQAKVLRSENQHLKTISTIKANGKEELDEGADPGSTAEQVEMGHKEACPGDLDLLLPSSTVRLGAHLVGKPCKVRALASQLQKHMHDCGGRTTGQESQQLSPSERESVETCEKESKASKDSKLASPEHGGRGPLEGPEAQEEYMELVEGHSGSPGPPPKALSQKEMVKRRYCCSECGKAFLQLCHLKKHRFVHAGHKPFLCTECGKSYSSEESFKAHMLAHRGVRPFQCTQCDKTYCTKRDLQEHQVLHTGQRPFSCEQCGKAFARRPSLRIHRKTHLATGMGMAGPKGCQCAVCGRHLANPGSLRNHMRLHTGERPYACPYCGKDFRQQSNLREHLRLHTGEKPYKCRFCGDAFPKLPELRRHLISHTGEAHLCTVCGKALRDPHTLRAHERLHTGERPFRCEQCGKSYTLATKLRRHQKSHLADKPYKCELCGMGYTLPQSLARHVLTHKVEKDTEELTTAVASRAVKQPQAARKKTQRKDHQEEVAAEPTLLMVEVPGPANETELLITASGHCIATYQSRSSPPDSGAHRSPTGHLRSAENIVEITISKHEDKCIIVQDEGSPSDMVVIQEGVGFGAVAEVVEVRTGT